From the genome of Oceanispirochaeta sp. M1:
AGAACTCCTTTTTTAACCAGCATACTGAATCAAACAACGGTTATGTCGTAGCTCACTGGAGCAATAATATTCTTCATGTGACTCAGACCGTTAAGGTGGATCATCAGATTAAAGGGTTCAGCGTGACGGTTACTGTCAGAAACCTTTCAAAGAATTACCTCTCAGTGGGTTTGAAAAACCTTGTTGATACTCATAATAACTCGGATGGTCCCGATTTTACTGTTAACGGAAATCTTCCTGTCAACTCTGAAAGAGAGTGGACTGCGGCGGAAGTTCCTGACTACTGGGCTACATTTCCAAATAGTGAATCTGGAAGTCAGATGACCTACACAACTCTGGGAGACAGAAAGCCTGATAGAATAATTTTTGCCAACTGGAAGCGTTTGAATGACAGTGACTGGGATTTTAATCTTAGAGAAGGCCGGGATTTTTCTCTGCTGCCTTATTCAATAAATGATTCGGCTGCAGGTATTTTTTACAACGCTGTCTCCATCCCCCCGGGGACTGAAATATCAATACAGTATGCTCTGACAGCCGGAGGGCCTGTTCTTGGAAAGAGGAGCAGTGCTTCTACGGCAGCTGTTGCTGGCAGTTCAGATACTCTGGACGGGAAACAGATTATTCTCAATTATGCCCTGGGATATGACCTGGACCTGATTGATAAAATTATTGATGAGATCAATTCGCTTCTAAAGACTGCTGATCCGGTATATAATTCTCAAATTGAGTACTATGAAAATGAACTGGAGAAGCTTAAGCAAAAATTATCTCACTATGAAAATTTACAATAAGACACTTAAAAAAGCATATAAACTTCTCAGATCCGGGCAATATGGTAAAGTTGTTGCCCTGCTGGAACCTAAGGTTCCTCTATTTCTTGAAAATTATCAGTTTTACTATATTCTGGGAATCGCCTGCCTCCGGAACGGTGATAACGGCGGGGCCGATACATATCTGAAAAGAGCCGTTCAGGTAAACAGGAATGCCGTTGAACCTCGTCTGTTTCTGGCTTCTCTTGCACTCAGACGTAAAGATACAACCGAGGCCGTCAGATTATGGCTCGGTATTCTTGATATTGATTCATCCTGTAAAGAAGCCAAGAAGGGCCTTGACAGGATTAGAAAAATATCAGATTCAGAGGCTCTGGATCTGTACCTCAACAGAAACAGCTTTCGTAAGCTCCTCCCGAGGATTAGAAAGAGACTGTCCCCACTGTTTCTGCTTATACCCCTAATGGCAGTTATCTTTTTTTCCGGGTATATGAAGCGCGATCTGATTTCCGGATGGTTTGATTCCAATGATCTTCCTTCCAGAGAAAATCTTTCCTATATGTTCAGTGATTTGAAAAAAGAGAAGCTGACGGATGAGAATCCTCAGGGCTTTATT
Proteins encoded in this window:
- a CDS encoding lipopolysaccharide assembly protein LapB; this encodes MKIYNKTLKKAYKLLRSGQYGKVVALLEPKVPLFLENYQFYYILGIACLRNGDNGGADTYLKRAVQVNRNAVEPRLFLASLALRRKDTTEAVRLWLGILDIDSSCKEAKKGLDRIRKISDSEALDLYLNRNSFRKLLPRIRKRLSPLFLLIPLMAVIFFSGYMKRDLISGWFDSNDLPSRENLSYMFSDLKKEKLTDENPQGFIFNLTEDQILTSLKSAQTYFDAYDDNRTRKEINRVLYSNASESAKQRARILEGYLKEPDLTSFENIFDYKDVIEDPYLYNKCFIRWKGRFSNLNMSDPGMFFDFLVGYDTAEVLEGIEPAYTDFQVRLDSSLPLEVLGQIETLDRDSLRIRVVSLRNIVDP